From a region of the Acinetobacter larvae genome:
- a CDS encoding NAD(P)H-dependent flavin oxidoreductase, giving the protein MSNIPDILQNLRLPVIASPLFIISTPKSVLAQCKAGIVGAMPALNARPAEKLEEWLKEITEGIAEHNALHPDRPAAPFAINQIVHRSNNRLEHDMELIVKYKVPIVITSLGARTEINDATHSYGGIVLHDVINNRFAQKAIEKGADGLIAVAAGAGGHAGVKSPFALIQEIREWFDGPLALSGSIATGNGILAAQAMGADFAYIGSAFIATDEANASAEYKQAIVEHNSDDIVYSNLFTGVHGNYLAPSIRAAGLDPDHLPEGNLKDMDFSTPSDDGTQHKVKAWRDIWGCGQGLNAVKATTSVAELVARLEKEYIAARQSLLG; this is encoded by the coding sequence ATGTCAAATATTCCAGATATATTGCAAAACCTGAGACTCCCCGTTATTGCTTCCCCATTATTTATTATCAGTACGCCTAAATCGGTATTGGCACAATGTAAAGCAGGTATTGTTGGTGCGATGCCAGCCTTAAATGCCAGACCTGCAGAAAAATTGGAAGAATGGCTCAAAGAAATTACTGAAGGTATTGCAGAACATAATGCCTTACATCCCGATCGCCCAGCTGCACCCTTTGCAATCAATCAAATAGTACACCGTAGTAATAATCGCCTCGAACATGATATGGAACTGATCGTCAAATATAAGGTGCCTATTGTTATTACGTCGCTCGGTGCACGTACTGAAATTAATGATGCCACCCATAGTTATGGCGGGATTGTTTTACATGATGTGATTAATAATCGCTTTGCCCAAAAAGCAATTGAAAAAGGTGCAGATGGCTTAATTGCAGTCGCTGCCGGTGCGGGTGGTCATGCTGGTGTGAAAAGCCCCTTTGCCTTAATACAAGAAATCCGTGAATGGTTTGATGGACCATTGGCATTATCTGGTTCTATTGCCACTGGCAATGGTATTTTAGCAGCCCAAGCAATGGGCGCTGATTTTGCATATATAGGTTCAGCATTTATTGCAACCGATGAAGCCAATGCCAGCGCAGAATATAAACAAGCCATTGTCGAACATAACTCCGATGATATTGTCTATTCCAACTTATTTACCGGTGTGCATGGTAATTATTTAGCCCCGAGTATTCGTGCTGCTGGCTTAGATCCAGATCATTTACCTGAAGGTAATTTAAAAGACATGGACTTTAGTACCCCGAGTGATGATGGTACCCAACATAAAGTCAAAGCATGGCGTGATATTTGGGGTTGTGGTCAAGGTTTAAATGCCGTGAAGGCAACTACATCCGTTGCAGAATTGGTCGCGCGTTTGGAAAAAGAATATATTGCAGCACGTCAAAGCTTATTGGGCTAA
- a CDS encoding IS3 family transposase (programmed frameshift), whose translation MKHISSERKTSVLAKLLPPYNMTVAAVAQMEGISESTLYNWRQQAKAKGIPVPGTNITTEQWPVEARFAVIVETATMSEAEIAEYCRKKGLYPSQLIEWKSNFLDIPEKVSKNELKKVKSENAKLKRELIRKEKALAEAAAILVLRKKPQRLLRGSRRGQLTSIDHRQLIILWIGEAVTAGARLKIALKEVNLSLRTWRRWQKSSEDRRTTVIRPTPVNRLSIEEEQQILEICHQPRYAELPPSQIVPRLADQGIYIASESTFYRVLRRHGEIHHRGRQHKPRNIKPPTTFKAHTSCQVWSWDITWLPSKVRGRWYYLYLIEDIFSRKITGAEVHEVESGELAAELVHRTVLREQCYRQPLILHADNGAAMKSQTLQVKLTDLNISPSHSRPRVSNDNAYVESLFKTLKYVPYWPSSGFESLDQARVWVDGFIHWYNEEHRHSGISYVTPSQRHKGEDIGLLAQRSEVYRIAREAKPERWSKQIRNWHRKDVVMLNPERLKIAA comes from the exons ATGAAACATATTTCATCTGAACGAAAAACGAGTGTCTTAGCTAAATTATTACCACCTTACAATATGACTGTAGCAGCTGTTGCTCAAATGGAAGGTATTTCTGAATCAACCCTTTATAATTGGCGACAACAAGCTAAAGCCAAAGGAATTCCTGTGCCAGGTACGAATATTACAACTGAACAATGGCCTGTCGAGGCTCGATTTGCTGTGATCGTTGAAACTGCAACCATGAGTGAAGCTGAAATTGCTGAATACTGTCGTAAAAAAGGACTTTATCCTTCTCAACTCATCGAATGGAAAAGTAATTTCTTAGACATACCTGAAAAAGTCAGTAAAAATGAGCTTAAAAAAGTGAAAAGTGAAAATGCAAAATTAAAAAGAGAACTGATTCGTAAAGAAAAAGCACTAGCTGAGGCGGCAGCGATTCTGGTTCTTCGAAAAAAGC CTCAACGATTATTACGGGGAAGTCGACGAGGACAATTAACGAGTATTGATCATCGCCAGCTAATTATTTTATGGATTGGTGAAGCAGTAACAGCAGGTGCGCGCTTAAAAATAGCCCTTAAAGAGGTTAATTTAAGTTTACGGACTTGGCGTAGATGGCAGAAATCGAGTGAAGATCGTAGAACGACTGTTATCCGCCCAACACCAGTCAACCGATTGAGTATTGAAGAAGAACAACAGATATTAGAGATCTGTCATCAGCCTCGATATGCTGAGCTTCCACCTTCTCAAATTGTTCCAAGGCTTGCAGATCAAGGCATTTACATCGCCAGTGAGTCTACATTTTATAGAGTGCTTCGACGCCATGGGGAGATTCATCACCGAGGACGACAGCACAAACCAAGGAACATAAAACCACCGACAACTTTCAAAGCCCACACCTCATGTCAGGTGTGGAGTTGGGATATTACTTGGCTCCCCTCAAAGGTCCGTGGTCGTTGGTATTACTTGTATCTGATTGAAGATATATTTAGTCGCAAGATTACTGGAGCTGAAGTACATGAAGTTGAGAGTGGTGAGCTTGCGGCTGAACTCGTTCATCGTACGGTACTGCGTGAGCAATGCTATCGCCAACCATTAATACTGCATGCAGATAATGGGGCTGCAATGAAATCTCAAACTTTACAGGTGAAGTTAACGGATTTAAATATCTCGCCTTCACACAGTAGACCGCGGGTGAGTAATGACAATGCCTATGTTGAGTCATTATTTAAGACCTTGAAATACGTACCTTATTGGCCATCGTCAGGCTTTGAAAGTTTAGATCAAGCCCGAGTTTGGGTTGACGGTTTTATTCACTGGTATAACGAAGAACATCGTCATAGTGGTATTAGTTATGTTACGCCATCACAACGGCATAAAGGTGAGGATATTGGGTTATTAGCGCAACGGTCTGAAGTATATCGTATAGCGCGAGAAGCAAAACCAGAACGCTGGTCAAAGCAGATTAGAAACTGGCACAGAAAAGATGTTGTTATGCTTAATCCTGAGCGATTAAAAATAGCGGCTTAA
- a CDS encoding DUF5713 family protein, whose translation MAIQNKQILDYLFLAEMYQDGYYPNHLVDQVKEILLGLCLQIEQQQPQNLASLYSLTHAATEKVNDLQEAFDAADSEIETVARDCIGMDFYFIAKAYDFADADVEELIAPRDW comes from the coding sequence ATGGCGATTCAAAATAAACAAATTTTAGACTATCTATTTTTAGCAGAGATGTATCAGGATGGATATTATCCCAACCACTTAGTCGATCAAGTCAAAGAGATTCTACTCGGACTGTGTCTGCAAATAGAGCAACAACAGCCACAAAATTTAGCATCATTATATTCATTGACACATGCTGCAACTGAAAAAGTAAATGACTTGCAAGAAGCTTTTGACGCAGCAGACAGTGAAATTGAAACAGTGGCGCGCGACTGTATTGGGATGGATTTTTATTTTATTGCCAAAGCCTATGACTTTGCAGATGCCGATGTTGAGGAACTGATTGCACCACGCGATTGGTGA
- a CDS encoding DUF4123 domain-containing protein, protein MLVNPIKEQNIEFDYALVDPNLNSNYLYELEGHLISLAPDYAQKISDSFPYLINLNNIDEDLLERIIKDDEKCVAQGFEPFFILKFKSYPTREPDIVEHLRLSIIFEMNEKKYLYRFYDPKIWILLNFFKTNDFIFKNKNFQYIQIGLLGYQYLFFIPRYEGSINEVDPDILFNININNRLILKKGLRILNFEQYLIEVEKRFNLIHKIKNIGLKKQDDIISTLYHVELLGVQYLETKFFIKLKDHSKGYAIASQRVIKLDWNNFFQNYDYIEDAIKEKVMYV, encoded by the coding sequence ATGCTTGTTAATCCAATTAAAGAACAAAATATTGAATTTGATTATGCCTTAGTCGATCCAAATTTAAACTCGAATTATTTATATGAACTAGAAGGTCATCTTATTTCTTTGGCACCTGACTACGCACAAAAAATTTCAGATTCCTTTCCCTATTTAATAAACTTAAATAATATAGATGAAGATTTATTAGAGCGAATAATAAAAGATGATGAAAAGTGTGTGGCTCAAGGTTTTGAACCTTTTTTTATCCTAAAATTTAAAAGTTACCCAACACGTGAGCCTGATATTGTTGAGCACTTAAGGCTATCAATTATTTTTGAAATGAATGAAAAAAAATATCTTTATAGATTTTACGACCCTAAAATTTGGATATTATTAAATTTTTTCAAAACAAATGATTTTATTTTTAAAAATAAGAATTTTCAATATATTCAGATTGGATTGCTCGGTTATCAGTATTTGTTTTTTATTCCTAGGTATGAAGGGAGCATAAATGAAGTTGATCCTGATATTTTGTTTAATATCAATATAAATAACCGTTTAATACTTAAAAAAGGTTTAAGAATTTTAAATTTTGAGCAATATTTGATTGAAGTTGAGAAGAGATTTAATCTAATCCATAAAATAAAAAATATTGGGCTAAAAAAACAGGATGACATCATTAGTACGCTCTATCATGTTGAATTATTAGGTGTTCAGTACTTGGAAACTAAATTTTTTATAAAATTAAAAGATCACTCCAAAGGCTATGCAATAGCAAGTCAAAGAGTAATAAAATTGGATTGGAATAATTTTTTCCAAAACTATGATTATATTGAAGATGCTATTAAAGAAAAGGTGATGTATGTCTAA
- the kdpC gene encoding potassium-transporting ATPase subunit KdpC translates to MKILQYDAMQHSMRRILAYCRAALALTLIALLGCGLLYSMVATGMAQLLFPNAANGSLIIQQQHVRGSYWVGQDIQSPHYFQGRPSASNYNVMTMSGSNLAQSDVNLTTQLSTRQQLWMQQTQRPATDIPADLITTSASGIDPHISVAAARLQLKGIATARHIPQAALEVLLVEHIEAPTWGLLGQARVNVLQLNLALDAYAAQHPSYAH, encoded by the coding sequence ATGAAAATACTTCAATACGATGCGATGCAGCATAGCATGCGTCGCATCTTAGCGTACTGCCGCGCAGCATTAGCATTGACCTTAATTGCGCTATTGGGCTGTGGTCTACTCTATAGCATGGTTGCAACGGGAATGGCGCAGTTGCTTTTTCCCAATGCCGCCAATGGCAGTCTGATCATACAACAACAGCATGTGCGTGGTTCATATTGGGTTGGGCAAGATATACAAAGCCCGCACTATTTTCAGGGGCGACCATCCGCATCGAATTACAATGTAATGACAATGTCGGGCAGTAATCTTGCCCAAAGCGATGTCAATTTAACGACTCAATTGAGCACTCGACAACAGCTTTGGATGCAACAGACACAGCGTCCGGCCACTGACATTCCAGCAGATTTAATCACTACATCTGCCAGCGGTATTGATCCGCATATCAGTGTGGCGGCAGCGCGCTTACAATTGAAAGGCATTGCGACGGCACGGCATATTCCTCAAGCGGCATTAGAGGTTTTGCTGGTTGAGCATATTGAAGCGCCGACTTGGGGTTTGCTGGGACAAGCGCGGGTCAATGTATTGCAGTTAAATCTTGCCTTAGATGCTTATGCTGCCCAGCATCCATCGTATGCGCATTGA
- a CDS encoding bifunctional ADP-dependent NAD(P)H-hydrate dehydratase/NAD(P)H-hydrate epimerase produces MQQPIYHSRDIRAWEQRWFAQGNSAYGLMQQVAWTLSQRLISILRQTSPSAAQQQHKPKIAICCGSGNNAGDGYLTAVYLTQAGFEVEIYAAQRGTSLSLQQAYLAAKAAQLKIITGFDFQQEYDVYIDALFGIGLNRDLDQSWQQIIHRINQRSGLKIAIDIPSGLDANTGQALACAIKADYSFSVLGLKAGLYTGQAQEYTGQVELLALIPPDPALKARAYLSPQQIYLPQRQAFAHKGNYGHVLIVGGHANMGGAVMMAAEAASATGAGKVTVVCHAKHHSAILSRAPNLMLADIDHITAAEIEAFIQRADAVSFGMGLGRDAWAGQHFQNWFKALSQSTLDVVYDADALWFLAKQPLSLHANHYATPHVGEAATLLNTTIAAIESDRIFAIQQLQQKYAGQWVLKGSGSLILEQQLWICSAGNAGMGTGGMGDVLAGMIAGLKAQFHTQIALHQIVSLHAMAGDVLAQHGMRGLQAQDMKHAIYQLVNVK; encoded by the coding sequence ATGCAACAGCCGATCTATCATAGTCGTGATATTCGAGCTTGGGAACAACGTTGGTTTGCACAGGGAAATAGTGCTTATGGACTAATGCAACAAGTGGCATGGACATTATCACAGCGTTTAATCAGCATACTGCGCCAAACGAGCCCATCTGCAGCACAGCAACAGCATAAACCCAAAATCGCCATCTGTTGTGGTTCGGGCAATAATGCAGGGGATGGTTATCTCACCGCAGTTTATTTGACCCAAGCAGGTTTTGAGGTAGAAATTTATGCGGCACAACGCGGGACATCGTTGTCCTTGCAGCAGGCTTATTTAGCCGCCAAGGCTGCGCAGCTGAAGATCATCACAGGTTTTGATTTTCAGCAAGAATATGATGTGTATATTGATGCATTGTTTGGTATTGGTTTAAACAGAGATTTGGATCAGTCTTGGCAACAGATTATTCATCGTATCAATCAACGATCGGGTCTAAAAATAGCGATTGATATTCCCAGTGGCTTAGATGCCAATACTGGACAAGCTTTAGCTTGCGCCATTAAAGCCGATTATAGTTTTAGCGTTTTGGGCTTAAAAGCAGGCTTATATACCGGACAAGCTCAAGAATATACCGGACAGGTTGAGCTATTGGCATTGATTCCACCTGATCCAGCATTAAAAGCACGCGCTTACTTAAGCCCACAACAGATTTATCTTCCTCAGCGTCAGGCTTTTGCACATAAAGGCAATTATGGGCATGTGCTGATTGTGGGAGGGCATGCCAATATGGGCGGCGCAGTGATGATGGCGGCAGAAGCGGCATCGGCAACAGGCGCTGGAAAAGTTACGGTCGTTTGTCATGCAAAACATCATAGTGCGATTTTAAGTCGCGCCCCCAATTTGATGCTAGCCGATATAGACCACATTACCGCAGCAGAGATCGAAGCTTTTATACAACGTGCCGATGCAGTGAGTTTTGGTATGGGCTTAGGTCGTGATGCGTGGGCTGGGCAACATTTTCAAAACTGGTTTAAGGCTTTAAGCCAATCTACTTTAGATGTGGTCTATGATGCAGATGCATTATGGTTTCTGGCCAAACAGCCCTTGTCGTTACATGCCAATCACTATGCCACACCGCATGTGGGTGAGGCGGCAACTTTACTCAATACCACCATTGCAGCAATCGAGTCTGATCGTATTTTTGCCATCCAACAACTGCAACAAAAATACGCTGGGCAATGGGTGTTAAAAGGTTCTGGAAGCCTGATCTTAGAACAACAATTGTGGATCTGTAGCGCAGGTAATGCCGGTATGGGCACGGGTGGAATGGGTGATGTATTGGCCGGCATGATTGCGGGTTTAAAAGCACAGTTCCATACACAAATCGCGTTACATCAAATTGTTAGCTTACATGCCATGGCGGGTGATGTATTGGCACAGCACGGCATGCGTGGTTTACAGGCACAAGATATGAAACATGCGATTTATCAATTGGTCAATGTCAAATAA
- a CDS encoding TonB-dependent receptor codes for MKNNSFSRLSTALWALGYCGSFSLYNMTVHAAVAQDLSQLETIVLTAEPNHSSDDQTTVQLSGFAQQNIAEIPASIQRISAERLADQQAKTLSDVVKNDAAVGEGYAPIGYYGNFMMRGFALNLGSSYLLNGHLLRGEQNVALENKQQVEILKGISAMQSGMSTPGGVVNYVTKRPQDIRSIAASGDSRGGYRIATDLGGFFGEEQQFGYRLNVAQEEMHPYVDHANGKRTFAALAFDWNISTASTLMFDIESQRQRQRSVPGYQLLDGSQVPQNVSWDRLLGYQSWSNAITNRSLNSSLKYSHQINDDWESYLAASYSRVVVDDYSAFPWGCYSSICQSTGLGNSFDQHGNYDLYDFRSPDDRYQSTQFKTGLKGTFATAAWQHHLNMELSASRKRHSQYEGANTLIGTGNIAQDSVTYLPADDVSVGRHYTSLKSQQTALNLLDQIDFNPAWSVLLGGKLLHLNESAYLAGGEKSRSTDLHRFLPQGAVLYQPWQNTHFYLSYAKGLSDGAQAPWYSDNALETLAPLHSTQYELGLKQQWHHLLLTAALFDLKQDHQYNNADNIFVAEGKQHNLGLELGLQGQLSDHLDIATSLALIRSRLTDLSGPEYTGHQSQNMPKVRFTSHLAYQVPQFEGLRLLAGMQYSASKFANKTATAKVSGYTVFDLGAAYQFQAHGLAHQLRFNIDNLFNQKYWRDAGGFLGDDYLFLGSPRTAQLTWSVDF; via the coding sequence GTGAAAAACAATTCATTCTCTCGTTTATCGACCGCATTATGGGCACTGGGTTATTGTGGTAGTTTTAGTTTATATAACATGACCGTACATGCCGCGGTAGCACAGGATCTTTCACAGCTTGAAACCATTGTGCTCACAGCTGAGCCAAACCATTCTAGCGATGATCAGACCACAGTACAGTTGTCGGGTTTTGCCCAACAGAATATTGCCGAAATTCCAGCATCAATTCAGCGTATTAGTGCAGAACGCTTAGCCGATCAGCAGGCAAAAACATTGAGCGATGTGGTTAAAAACGATGCTGCTGTTGGTGAGGGCTATGCGCCGATTGGTTATTATGGCAACTTTATGATGCGCGGTTTTGCACTCAATTTAGGATCAAGTTATTTATTGAATGGGCATTTACTTCGTGGTGAGCAAAATGTTGCCCTAGAAAATAAACAACAAGTAGAGATTTTAAAAGGCATTAGTGCCATGCAAAGTGGCATGTCTACGCCAGGCGGTGTAGTAAATTATGTCACGAAACGTCCGCAAGATATTCGTTCCATTGCTGCATCGGGTGACAGTCGCGGTGGTTATCGTATTGCGACAGATTTGGGTGGGTTTTTCGGCGAAGAACAACAGTTTGGTTATCGGCTCAATGTCGCACAAGAAGAAATGCACCCTTATGTCGATCATGCAAACGGCAAACGTACATTTGCAGCGCTTGCTTTCGATTGGAATATTTCCACGGCGTCGACCTTAATGTTTGATATTGAATCGCAACGTCAGCGACAACGCTCGGTGCCAGGTTATCAGTTATTGGATGGCAGCCAAGTGCCACAAAATGTCAGTTGGGATCGCTTACTGGGTTATCAAAGTTGGAGTAATGCCATTACCAATAGAAGCCTTAATAGCAGTTTAAAGTACAGCCATCAAATCAATGATGATTGGGAAAGTTATCTCGCGGCATCTTATAGCCGTGTGGTGGTAGATGATTATTCGGCTTTTCCATGGGGATGTTATAGCAGTATTTGTCAAAGCACGGGTTTGGGGAATAGTTTTGATCAGCATGGGAATTATGATCTTTATGATTTTCGGAGTCCTGATGATCGTTATCAAAGCACCCAATTTAAAACGGGGCTTAAAGGTACGTTTGCTACCGCTGCATGGCAACACCATTTAAATATGGAGCTGTCTGCATCGCGTAAACGTCATTCACAATATGAAGGGGCAAATACACTCATCGGCACAGGGAATATTGCGCAGGATAGTGTGACGTATCTACCGGCAGATGATGTATCGGTGGGGCGACATTATACCTCCTTAAAAAGCCAACAAACGGCATTGAATTTATTGGATCAGATCGATTTTAATCCCGCTTGGTCAGTGCTACTGGGGGGGAAATTACTGCACCTCAATGAAAGTGCTTATTTGGCAGGTGGAGAAAAAAGTCGAAGCACAGATTTGCATCGCTTTTTGCCACAAGGGGCAGTGCTGTATCAACCTTGGCAAAACACCCATTTCTATCTCTCTTATGCCAAAGGGTTAAGTGATGGTGCTCAAGCACCATGGTATAGCGATAATGCACTTGAAACCTTAGCGCCGTTACATTCTACGCAATACGAGCTCGGCTTAAAACAACAATGGCATCACTTATTATTGACCGCGGCATTGTTTGATTTAAAACAAGATCACCAATATAACAATGCCGATAACATTTTTGTTGCTGAAGGAAAACAGCATAATCTTGGTTTAGAATTGGGTTTGCAAGGGCAGTTAAGCGATCATCTCGATATTGCGACCAGTCTTGCCTTGATACGTTCTCGTTTGACCGATCTATCTGGTCCGGAATATACCGGGCATCAAAGTCAAAATATGCCCAAAGTACGTTTTACGAGTCATCTCGCTTATCAAGTGCCGCAGTTCGAAGGTTTACGGTTATTGGCGGGGATGCAGTATAGCGCGAGTAAATTTGCCAATAAAACAGCGACGGCCAAGGTCTCTGGGTATACAGTCTTTGATTTAGGAGCAGCATATCAATTTCAAGCCCATGGTTTAGCCCATCAGCTTCGTTTTAATATTGATAATCTCTTTAATCAAAAATATTGGCGTGATGCGGGTGGTTTTTTAGGCGATGATTATTTATTTTTAGGTTCACCACGTACTGCACAGCTGACATGGAGCGTGGATTTTTAA
- the kdpB gene encoding potassium-transporting ATPase subunit KdpB, with the protein MKSLGGLLQIAALRSAVLKLLPQHAFKNKVMAVVWLATVMAMLVTAIGASPLYWGLSISLILLLTILFANYAEAIAEAKGHGQAAALKQARQKLSARKVTHPSDTHPVMLAATQLKINDLIEVRAGEYIAADGEIIQGFATINEAAITGESAPVLREAATDRSGVIAGTQVLTDCIWVQVTADAGHSFLDRMIAMVEGAQRQKTPNEMALGWLLGVMTLTFIIVVLTLPVFAQFLGFNIDPLLLIALLVCLIPTTIAGLLPAIGIAGMNRALAANIIAKSGKAVEVAGDVDVLLLDKTGTITFGDRQATDFYPLTGVTQSRLAMAAMLSSLADPTPEGKSIVSLAKQLGLELCVPAQARFIAFSAATRISGVDLEDGQQFRKGALDAILAFSQQSIGQQIELKTRVEQVASRGATPLVVAENHDILGVVALSDVIKPDIRDKFAQLSHMGIKTIMVTGDNPLTAAAIAAEAGVDDYIAEARPEDKLHCIRQHQAAGHLVAMVGDGSNDAPALAQADIGLAMNSGTQAAKEAGNMVDLDSDPTKLLAVVAIGKQQLLTRGALTTFSLANDVAKYFAILPAIFAVALPSMQQFNVMQLHSPESAIVSALVFNALIIPALIPLALRGVVFHSDSASQLLARNMLIYGVGGVILSFVGIKAIDLFLSLFF; encoded by the coding sequence ATGAAGAGTTTAGGAGGATTATTACAAATAGCTGCTTTACGCAGTGCCGTGCTGAAATTATTACCGCAACACGCCTTTAAAAATAAAGTCATGGCAGTTGTTTGGTTAGCGACGGTTATGGCAATGCTCGTCACGGCAATCGGGGCGAGTCCACTGTATTGGGGGCTGAGTATTAGTTTGATTTTATTATTGACTATTTTGTTTGCCAATTATGCAGAAGCCATTGCTGAAGCCAAAGGACATGGGCAGGCAGCAGCCTTAAAACAGGCGCGACAAAAGCTGAGTGCGCGTAAAGTCACCCATCCCAGCGATACTCATCCAGTGATGTTGGCAGCCACACAGCTTAAAATCAATGACTTAATTGAAGTACGTGCAGGTGAATATATTGCCGCAGATGGTGAAATCATTCAGGGTTTTGCCACTATTAATGAAGCGGCCATTACCGGGGAATCAGCGCCAGTATTGCGTGAGGCGGCAACCGATCGTTCAGGGGTAATCGCTGGGACCCAAGTATTGACCGATTGTATCTGGGTACAAGTTACCGCAGATGCTGGACATAGTTTTTTAGACCGAATGATTGCCATGGTCGAAGGTGCACAACGACAAAAAACCCCCAATGAAATGGCCTTAGGCTGGTTGCTTGGCGTGATGACCTTGACTTTTATCATCGTGGTGCTGACTTTGCCAGTTTTTGCTCAGTTCCTAGGATTTAATATTGATCCATTATTGTTAATTGCGCTGTTGGTATGTTTGATTCCGACCACCATTGCGGGTTTATTACCCGCGATTGGCATTGCGGGAATGAACCGGGCATTGGCTGCCAATATTATTGCCAAATCTGGCAAAGCAGTTGAGGTTGCAGGCGATGTCGATGTGTTATTACTGGATAAAACCGGCACCATTACTTTTGGTGATCGCCAAGCGACAGATTTCTATCCCTTAACTGGCGTGACACAAAGTCGCTTGGCCATGGCGGCGATGCTGAGTTCATTGGCAGATCCCACTCCCGAAGGCAAGTCAATCGTGAGTTTGGCCAAGCAGCTGGGGCTTGAGCTTTGTGTACCTGCTCAAGCCAGATTTATTGCTTTTAGTGCCGCGACACGTATTTCTGGTGTTGATCTTGAGGATGGACAACAGTTTCGTAAAGGAGCATTAGATGCCATCTTGGCTTTTAGTCAACAGTCTATTGGGCAGCAAATTGAGCTTAAAACCCGGGTAGAACAAGTAGCAAGCCGTGGTGCAACACCGCTGGTGGTGGCAGAAAACCACGATATTCTTGGCGTTGTCGCGCTATCCGATGTAATCAAGCCAGACATCCGAGATAAATTTGCCCAGTTAAGTCATATGGGCATCAAAACGATTATGGTGACAGGCGATAATCCGCTCACAGCAGCGGCAATCGCTGCAGAAGCTGGTGTAGATGATTATATTGCTGAAGCACGACCAGAAGATAAACTCCATTGTATACGTCAGCATCAAGCAGCAGGTCACTTGGTTGCTATGGTTGGCGATGGCAGCAATGACGCGCCGGCTTTAGCCCAAGCAGATATTGGACTGGCGATGAACAGCGGTACACAAGCAGCCAAAGAGGCAGGCAATATGGTCGATCTCGATTCTGATCCCACCAAGTTGTTGGCTGTGGTGGCGATTGGAAAACAGCAATTGTTGACGCGTGGTGCATTAACGACTTTTTCATTAGCCAATGATGTGGCGAAATATTTTGCCATTTTACCTGCGATTTTCGCCGTGGCATTACCCAGTATGCAACAGTTCAATGTGATGCAATTGCATAGTCCCGAAAGCGCAATTGTGTCTGCCTTAGTCTTCAATGCACTGATTATTCCCGCACTTATTCCATTGGCATTGCGTGGTGTGGTCTTTCATTCAGACAGTGCCAGTCAGTTATTAGCACGTAATATGTTGATTTATGGTGTGGGTGGCGTGATTTTGTCCTTTGTCGGAATTAAAGCCATTGATCTGTTCCTGAGCTTATTTTTTTGA